In Deinococcus gobiensis I-0, one genomic interval encodes:
- a CDS encoding sugar ABC transporter ATP-binding protein, whose translation MTAPGAPTPRLSMRGITRQFGPVTVLHGIDLDILPGEVHALLGENGAGKSTLMKILAGVQPPTSGEITLGGEPVRFRSVAEASRQGVRMLFQELSLAPDLTVEENLFLGHMRPVVDGRDLRARAQAQLRDLGLSLPLGRPVRTLTVGERQMVAIARALTGDTQVLVLDEPTAPLTSHEIEQLFAFIGQVRARGVSVVYISHHLAEVFRIADRVTVLRDGHRVATAAVPDTTPAQVIEWMVGRHVEVRSRVHPAQPEIAFTVQVEPEAQSPFELTLRRGEIVGLVGIIGSGRTAATRALMGVGGRSVWNGRRVRSLRDARRAGLGVVPEDRKTEGAVLDGTIRENIALSSLGQVTRLGVVQPGAERALVRRWMEDLHVRPPNPEYRVGALSGGNQQKVVLGRVLATRPQALVLEEPTRGVDIGAREEIYEVIAGLSRAGLPVVLSSSDSPEVLGLAGRVLVFRDGAVVKELHAPISLEEVTAHVTGASVA comes from the coding sequence ATGACGGCCCCCGGCGCGCCCACCCCCCGCCTGAGCATGCGGGGCATCACCCGGCAGTTCGGGCCGGTCACCGTGCTGCACGGCATCGACCTCGACATCCTGCCCGGCGAGGTCCACGCGCTGCTGGGCGAGAACGGCGCGGGCAAGAGCACCCTGATGAAGATCCTGGCCGGGGTGCAGCCGCCGACCAGCGGCGAGATCACGCTGGGCGGAGAGCCGGTCCGCTTCCGCAGCGTCGCCGAGGCGTCGCGCCAGGGCGTACGGATGCTGTTCCAGGAACTGAGCCTCGCGCCCGACCTGACGGTCGAGGAGAACCTGTTTCTGGGCCACATGCGCCCGGTGGTGGACGGCCGCGACCTGCGGGCGCGCGCGCAGGCGCAGCTCAGGGACCTCGGGCTCTCGCTGCCGCTGGGCCGCCCGGTGCGGACCCTCACCGTCGGCGAGCGGCAGATGGTCGCCATCGCCCGCGCCCTGACCGGCGACACGCAGGTGCTCGTTCTCGACGAACCCACCGCCCCCCTGACCAGCCACGAGATCGAGCAGCTCTTCGCCTTCATCGGGCAGGTGCGGGCGCGCGGCGTGTCGGTGGTCTACATCTCGCACCACCTCGCCGAAGTCTTCCGGATCGCCGACCGGGTCACCGTGCTGCGCGACGGCCACAGGGTCGCCACGGCGGCGGTACCGGACACCACGCCCGCCCAGGTCATCGAATGGATGGTCGGCCGGCACGTCGAGGTGCGCTCGCGCGTGCATCCCGCGCAGCCGGAAATCGCCTTTACCGTGCAGGTGGAGCCCGAGGCCCAGTCCCCCTTCGAGCTGACCCTGCGGCGCGGCGAGATCGTGGGCCTCGTGGGGATCATCGGCAGTGGCCGCACCGCCGCCACGCGCGCCCTGATGGGCGTGGGCGGGCGCAGCGTCTGGAACGGCCGCCGGGTGCGCTCGCTGCGCGACGCGCGCCGGGCGGGGCTGGGCGTGGTCCCCGAGGACCGCAAGACCGAGGGCGCGGTCCTCGACGGGACCATCCGCGAGAACATCGCCCTGTCGAGCCTCGGGCAGGTCACGCGCCTGGGCGTCGTGCAGCCGGGGGCCGAGCGCGCCCTGGTGCGCCGCTGGATGGAGGACCTGCACGTGCGCCCCCCCAACCCCGAGTACCGCGTGGGCGCGCTCTCGGGCGGCAACCAGCAGAAGGTGGTGCTGGGCCGGGTGCTGGCGACGCGCCCGCAGGCGCTCGTGCTGGAAGAACCCACGCGCGGCGTCGACATCGGCGCGCGCGAGGAGATCTACGAGGTCATCGCGGGCCTGAGCCGCGCGGGCCTGCCGGTCGTGCTGTCGAGCAGCGACTCGCCCGAGGTGCTGGGCCTCGCCGGGCGGGTCCTGGTCTTCCGGGACGGCGCGGTCGTCAAGGAACTTCACGCCCCCATTTCCCTAGAGGAGGTCACGGCCCATGTCACTGGTGCAAGCGTCGCCTAA
- the rbsD gene encoding D-ribose pyranase, whose translation MKRRGLLHPDLSALVARAGHTQTIVLADTGLPVPAGTPCIELGVTAGLPALLDVLRAVLTELVVEGATVAAETRQRSPEWYAGLREVLGEVLEEAPAELPHEALKAALPHALAVVRTGETTPYANVILHCGVNF comes from the coding sequence ATGAAGCGCCGCGGCCTCCTGCACCCCGACCTCAGCGCCCTGGTGGCGCGCGCCGGGCACACCCAGACCATCGTGCTGGCCGACACGGGTCTGCCCGTTCCTGCGGGGACGCCGTGCATCGAACTGGGCGTCACGGCGGGGCTGCCCGCGCTGCTGGACGTGCTGCGCGCCGTGCTGACCGAGCTGGTGGTCGAGGGCGCGACCGTGGCCGCCGAGACGCGGCAGCGCTCGCCCGAGTGGTACGCCGGGCTGCGGGAGGTGCTGGGTGAGGTGCTGGAAGAGGCCCCCGCCGAACTGCCGCACGAGGCCCTGAAGGCCGCCTTGCCCCACGCGCTGGCGGTCGTGCGGACCGGCGAGACCACCCCCTACGCCAACGTGATCCTGCACTGCGGGGTGAACTTCTGA
- a CDS encoding ABC transporter permease has protein sequence MSLVQASPNPVRLTLSRYGLWFIFAALVIVASLLSDRFLTGGNLLNIARQTSVNALLAFGMTAVILTAGIDLSVGSIVAVVGVGAALLDHAGLPFGLTAVLVLVAGGVIGALNGLVVAYGRIAPFVVTLAALTIWRGVTLVMTDGTPVSGLSSAFQAFGNTDWLGLPSTAIVALIALAVTWFALRRTAWGRGIYALGSSEDAARFAGLGVEKLKVTVYAFSGLLSAVAALLLTSRLFSAQPTAGSGFELDAIAAVVVGGTSLSGGRGTVIGTLLGALIIGVLNNAMNLLDVNAFYQQIVKGGVILGALLLERLLNRN, from the coding sequence ATGTCACTGGTGCAAGCGTCGCCTAATCCTGTCCGCCTGACCCTGAGCCGCTACGGCCTGTGGTTCATCTTCGCCGCGCTGGTCATCGTGGCGAGCCTGCTGTCCGACCGCTTCCTGACCGGCGGCAACCTCCTGAACATCGCCCGCCAGACCAGCGTCAACGCGCTGCTGGCCTTCGGCATGACGGCCGTCATCCTCACGGCGGGCATCGACCTGTCGGTCGGGTCCATCGTGGCGGTGGTCGGGGTGGGCGCGGCGCTGCTCGACCACGCGGGCCTGCCCTTCGGCCTCACGGCCGTCCTCGTGCTCGTGGCCGGGGGCGTCATCGGGGCGCTCAACGGGCTGGTGGTGGCGTATGGCCGCATCGCGCCCTTCGTGGTGACGCTCGCGGCCCTGACCATCTGGCGGGGCGTGACCCTGGTGATGACCGACGGCACGCCCGTCAGCGGCCTGAGCAGCGCCTTCCAGGCCTTCGGGAACACCGACTGGCTGGGCCTGCCCAGCACGGCCATCGTCGCCCTGATCGCCCTGGCGGTGACGTGGTTCGCGCTGCGCCGCACGGCCTGGGGGCGCGGCATCTACGCCCTGGGCAGCAGCGAGGACGCCGCGCGCTTCGCCGGGCTGGGCGTCGAGAAGCTCAAGGTGACGGTGTACGCCTTCAGCGGCCTGCTCAGCGCCGTCGCGGCCCTGCTGCTCACGTCGCGCCTGTTCTCGGCGCAGCCCACGGCGGGCAGCGGCTTCGAGCTCGACGCCATCGCGGCCGTCGTGGTGGGGGGCACCAGCCTCTCGGGCGGGCGCGGCACGGTCATCGGCACGCTGCTGGGCGCGCTGATCATCGGGGTCCTGAACAACGCCATGAACCTGCTCGACGTCAACGCCTTCTATCAGCAGATCGTCAAGGGCGGCGTGATCCTCGGCGCGCTGCTGCTCGAACGCCTGCTCAACCGCAACTGA
- a CDS encoding LacI family DNA-binding transcriptional regulator has protein sequence MLSKSAVTLVQVAREAGVSTATVSFVVNGTKPVSAAVEERVRTAIRTLGYQPSHTAQALRTGKSATLGLLIPDLTNPFFPKLAQSIEQEARRRGYAVLLSDSHDDPALQAEALTTFARRGVDALLVVPAVGTAQRLRTRLPLILIDREVGGHATVQSDKVQGGQLAAAHLMALGHREVAVLAGPGRQGEPGARVQGMLAEMRRAGAGLPASALHYSGYGVEDGRAGAHALLDAHPETTALLAANDTLALGALSAAQSRGLRVPGDLSLVGFDDIFWAALSSPPLTTVRQDTQALARLAVEQALSGHAPAPLAHIPTELIVRGSTGPAPHRRSP, from the coding sequence ATGTTGTCCAAGTCCGCCGTCACCCTGGTTCAGGTCGCCCGCGAGGCCGGCGTCTCGACGGCCACGGTGTCGTTCGTCGTCAACGGAACCAAGCCGGTCAGCGCGGCCGTCGAGGAACGGGTGCGTACGGCGATCCGGACGCTGGGCTACCAGCCTTCCCACACGGCCCAGGCGCTGCGTACCGGCAAGAGTGCCACCCTGGGCCTGCTCATCCCGGACCTCACCAACCCCTTTTTCCCCAAGCTGGCCCAGAGCATCGAGCAGGAGGCGCGGCGGCGCGGCTACGCCGTCCTGCTTTCCGATTCCCACGACGACCCCGCCCTGCAGGCCGAGGCCCTGACCACCTTCGCGCGGCGCGGGGTCGACGCCCTGCTGGTCGTGCCGGCGGTCGGCACCGCCCAGCGCCTGCGGACCCGCCTGCCCCTGATCCTGATCGACCGCGAGGTCGGGGGCCACGCCACGGTCCAGAGCGACAAGGTGCAGGGTGGCCAGCTGGCGGCGGCGCACCTGATGGCGCTGGGGCACCGCGAGGTGGCCGTGCTGGCCGGGCCGGGCCGCCAGGGCGAGCCAGGCGCGCGGGTCCAGGGCATGCTCGCGGAGATGCGGCGGGCCGGGGCCGGACTTCCGGCGTCGGCGCTGCACTACAGCGGCTACGGCGTCGAGGACGGCCGGGCCGGAGCGCACGCCCTGCTCGACGCCCACCCGGAGACCACCGCCCTGCTGGCCGCCAACGACACCCTGGCCCTCGGGGCCCTGAGCGCCGCCCAGAGCCGGGGCCTGCGCGTGCCCGGCGACCTGTCGCTCGTGGGCTTCGACGACATCTTCTGGGCCGCCCTGAGTTCGCCGCCGCTGACCACCGTGCGCCAGGACACGCAGGCCCTCGCCCGGCTGGCGGTCGAGCAGGCCCTGTCGGGGCACGCCCCCGCTCCCCTGGCCCACATTCCCACCGAACTGATCGTGCGCGGCTCCACCGGCCCCGCCCCCCACCGGAGGTCCCCTTGA
- a CDS encoding ribokinase — protein sequence MILIAGSANLDFITRVPHLPRPGETVLGPGFRTAAGGKGANQAVACARSGVPTRFFGAMGDDPYAGVLRGSLRESGVQDLSLTLPLPTGAAFITVAESGENVIAVASGANAGLTPEQRPPLEGATVLVLQLEIPLETVQAYARAARERDIRVILNAAPATALSAALLADVDVLVVNEGELDTLSGPGSQPGDLEGQLRRVQAQGPRTVLVTLGGEGSAALSGEDLIRVPAPAVTVLDSTGAGDTYVGVLAGALGGGEPLERAMRRATVAASLACTREGAQPSMPSRDEIERGLTGERA from the coding sequence TTGATTCTCATCGCAGGCAGCGCCAACCTCGATTTCATCACCCGTGTTCCCCACCTGCCCCGCCCCGGCGAAACCGTGCTAGGACCGGGCTTCCGCACCGCCGCCGGGGGTAAAGGGGCCAATCAAGCCGTCGCCTGCGCCCGCAGCGGCGTCCCGACCCGGTTTTTCGGGGCCATGGGGGACGACCCCTACGCCGGCGTTCTGCGCGGCTCGCTGCGGGAAAGCGGCGTGCAGGACCTCAGCCTGACGCTGCCGCTGCCCACCGGCGCAGCCTTCATCACCGTGGCCGAGTCCGGCGAGAACGTGATCGCCGTCGCCTCGGGGGCCAACGCGGGCCTGACCCCCGAGCAGCGGCCGCCCCTGGAGGGCGCCACCGTTCTCGTGCTGCAACTCGAAATTCCTCTGGAGACCGTGCAGGCCTACGCCCGCGCCGCCCGGGAACGGGACATCCGGGTGATCCTGAACGCCGCGCCCGCCACCGCACTGAGCGCCGCACTGCTGGCCGACGTGGACGTGCTGGTGGTCAACGAGGGCGAGCTGGACACGCTGAGCGGCCCCGGCAGCCAGCCGGGCGACCTCGAAGGCCAGCTGCGCCGCGTGCAGGCCCAGGGCCCCCGCACGGTGCTGGTCACGCTGGGCGGCGAAGGCAGCGCCGCGCTGAGCGGCGAGGACCTGATCCGTGTGCCTGCGCCCGCCGTGACGGTGCTCGACTCGACCGGCGCGGGCGACACCTACGTCGGCGTGCTGGCCGGAGCACTGGGGGGCGGCGAGCCGCTGGAGCGGGCGATGCGCCGGGCGACCGTGGCGGCCTCGCTGGCCTGCACCCGCGAGGGCGCGCAGCCCAGCATGCCCAGCCGCGACGAGATCGAGCGCGGCCTGACCGGAGAGCGGGCATGA